The Fusobacterium varium genome contains the following window.
TTAAGAAAAGTATATTAGGTATTGCTAAAGCCCCCAATATTCCCATTACTTTATATGGTTTCTTTCCTCCAATTTCTGCCATGTTGTAAAATTCATATGTAGCCATACCTATTATTATGTTTGTAAAGATTAATAAAGGTATTCCACCACTATACAAGATCCAAATAAGAACTGGTATTCCTATTATAGCTACCATTATTCTGCTCAGCATTATTTAACTCCTCCAAATCTTCTATCTCTTTTATTATAAATTTCTATTGCTTTTTCCAATTCCTTCTCATCAAAATCAGGCCATAAAGTATCTGTTATATAGATTTCTGAATATGCTATCTGCCATAGTAAAAAGTTTGATATTCTCAACTCTCCACTTGTTCTTATTAAAAGTTCTGGATCAGGAATATCTCTATACATATATTTTGAGAACTCCTCTTCTGTTATCTCTTTTTTTCCCTCTTTTAATAATCTGTTTATTCCATCTATAATCTCAGCACGTCCACCATAGTTAAATGCTATATTAAGATTAAGCCCTGTATTATTCTTACTTAAATCTTCTAATTTTCTTATTGCTGTTAATAGTGATTCACTTACATTTTCCTCTCTTCCAGAAACTGTAAATTTTATATTATTTTCCAT
Protein-coding sequences here:
- a CDS encoding isoprenyl transferase, with translation MELNIPKHIAIIMDGNGRWAKKRGLPRTLGHREGAKSLRKIITHAAKLGIKHLTVYAFSTENWKRSKEEVEALMFLFKTYLKGEEKNIMENNIKFTVSGREENVSESLLTAIRKLEDLSKNNTGLNLNIAFNYGGRAEIIDGINRLLKEGKKEITEEEFSKYMYRDIPDPELLIRTSGELRISNFLLWQIAYSEIYITDTLWPDFDEKELEKAIEIYNKRDRRFGGVK